One genomic window of Candidatus Poribacteria bacterium includes the following:
- a CDS encoding helix-turn-helix domain-containing protein, protein MPWSLNEDPRPGARKKLDGRGEAILETLARGEPPEGRKCWTLQLLADRLVELKVIEGISHETVRQVLKKGLKP, encoded by the coding sequence GTGCCTTGGTCCCTCAATGAAGACCCACGCCCTGGAGCTCGTAAGAAACTGGATGGGAGAGGAGAAGCTATCCTGGAAACCTTAGCCAGAGGTGAACCGCCTGAGGGTCGCAAGTGCTGGACCCTGCAACTGTTAGCCGACAGGTTAGTGGAGCTGAAAGTGATAGAGGGCATCTCGCATGAGACCGTGCGCCAGGTGTTGAAAAAAGGGCTCAAGCCATGA
- a CDS encoding alpha-glucosidase/alpha-galactosidase: MSGKIVIIGAGSIVFSRGLISDIILNEKLRGFTVGLCDIDEEALELISALAHRMAEHSNSEIEIESSTERRDLLPGANFVIQTIAIGGKEAWEKDIEIPLKHGVLQTVGDTMGPGGISRALRVIPHTLAICRDMEELCPEAWLINYSNPLTPVCMAAIKGSRIKTIGLCHGLRGTQGALAQFLSVPVERTSVFAAGINHFNWILRFMVNGDNGFDMLREKIRSEGTPDWMRVTFELFEIYDAIPVPGDRHIVEFLPHYLTSGDMIRRYGFTPMKPYGQSREYWEEVRRDAESEPFPLDKYLRPSGEEAIEIIASMVEGSPRLFDAVNLPNAGLIGNLPEIGVVEVPAVVGWFGVKGVSVGEIPEGIASLIAPRIYEQELIAEAAAKRSYKLALQAMMADPLVPTPQAARRILDELLEAHGDLIPI; the protein is encoded by the coding sequence ATGTCGGGTAAGATAGTCATTATAGGTGCCGGAAGCATCGTATTCTCAAGAGGACTGATATCGGACATCATACTCAACGAAAAGCTCAGGGGATTCACGGTCGGTCTGTGCGACATAGATGAGGAGGCGCTGGAGCTGATATCCGCCTTGGCCCACAGGATGGCCGAGCACAGCAACTCGGAGATCGAGATCGAAAGCTCAACCGAGAGGAGAGATCTGCTGCCGGGAGCGAATTTCGTCATCCAGACGATCGCCATCGGAGGCAAAGAGGCATGGGAAAAGGACATAGAGATACCTCTGAAACACGGAGTACTCCAAACGGTCGGCGATACGATGGGGCCAGGGGGGATATCCCGGGCCCTAAGGGTTATCCCTCATACGCTCGCCATATGCCGCGATATGGAGGAGCTCTGTCCGGAGGCCTGGCTCATAAACTACTCCAACCCCCTCACACCGGTCTGTATGGCGGCCATCAAGGGGAGCAGGATCAAAACCATAGGGCTATGCCACGGCCTCAGGGGCACACAGGGAGCTCTGGCTCAATTTCTGAGCGTGCCTGTAGAACGGACCAGTGTCTTCGCCGCCGGAATAAACCATTTCAATTGGATACTGAGGTTCATGGTGAATGGGGATAACGGGTTTGATATGCTCAGGGAGAAGATCCGTTCTGAGGGAACCCCGGACTGGATGCGAGTGACATTCGAGCTTTTCGAGATATACGACGCCATACCGGTGCCGGGGGACAGACACATAGTTGAGTTCCTACCACATTATCTCACGTCGGGGGATATGATACGAAGATATGGATTCACGCCCATGAAACCCTACGGTCAGAGCAGGGAGTACTGGGAGGAGGTGAGAAGGGATGCAGAGTCGGAGCCGTTCCCGCTGGATAAATACCTCCGTCCCTCCGGCGAGGAGGCGATCGAGATAATAGCCTCGATGGTAGAGGGCTCGCCTCGGCTTTTCGATGCCGTCAATCTCCCCAATGCAGGGTTGATAGGGAACCTGCCGGAGATCGGAGTGGTTGAGGTTCCGGCCGTTGTCGGCTGGTTCGGCGTTAAGGGGGTATCGGTGGGAGAGATCCCCGAGGGCATAGCCTCGCTCATAGCGCCTCGTATCTACGAGCAGGAGTTGATCGCCGAAGCGGCCGCAAAGAGAAGCTATAAGCTCGCCCTTCAGGCAATGATGGCGGACCCGTTGGTGCCGACCCCTCAGGCGGCCAGGAGGATCCTGGATGAGCTTCTCGAAGCGCATGGCGATCTGATCCCGATTTAA
- a CDS encoding sigma-70 family RNA polymerase sigma factor produces the protein MSGRSLIGHDLPFPFLQCRTDDIAFNPTGIPKRSQPGRWSLRRRRDLQVISIEELEEEIPDERSFEDELLRREAEEIFYDAMEGLCEDDRGMLWGRLSGESYRELSKRYGKSVGAVKMPALHPGRYG, from the coding sequence GTGTCCGGAAGGAGCCTCATCGGTCATGATCTCCCATTCCCCTTCCTCCAATGCAGGACCGATGATATCGCCTTTAATCCTACCGGTATCCCGAAACGATCCCAGCCAGGAAGATGGTCGCTCAGAAGGAGAAGGGATCTCCAGGTCATCTCGATAGAGGAGCTGGAAGAGGAGATACCGGATGAGAGGTCATTTGAGGATGAGCTTTTGAGGAGGGAAGCGGAGGAGATATTTTATGATGCGATGGAGGGATTGTGTGAGGATGATAGAGGGATGCTGTGGGGTCGGTTAAGCGGTGAGAGCTATAGGGAATTAAGTAAGCGGTATGGCAAGAGCGTAGGGGCGGTGAAGATGCCCGCGCTTCATCCCGGCAGATATGGTTAG
- a CDS encoding YtxH domain-containing protein — protein sequence MDEGKGCGTAIFIAFIAGGLIGAGLTLLFAPSSGGETRRKIKETTLDVKEKAINKVETAKETLEEAVDEIKTTVKAAVEAGKETFKKTKEELEKEAEEA from the coding sequence ATGGATGAGGGAAAGGGATGTGGCACGGCGATATTCATCGCATTTATCGCCGGCGGACTGATCGGGGCAGGATTAACCCTGCTGTTCGCCCCATCTTCCGGCGGGGAGACGCGTAGAAAGATCAAAGAGACGACCCTCGACGTTAAGGAGAAGGCGATCAACAAGGTAGAGACCGCCAAGGAGACCTTAGAGGAGGCGGTCGACGAGATCAAGACCACCGTCAAGGCCGCCGTCGAGGCGGGGAAGGAGACGTTTAAAAAGACCAAGGAGGAGCTGGAGAAGGAGGCCGAGGAGGCTTAA
- the alaS gene encoding alanine--tRNA ligase produces MKGNEVRSSFLDFFRSKGHTIVPSDSLIPANDPTLLFTNAGMNQFKDVFLGTGKRSYRRAANSQKCIRVSGKHNDLEQVGHDTYHHTFFEMLGNWSFGDYYKREAIQFAWELLTEVWKIPKEKLWATVYEEDDESEEYWYQETDILKGRVLRFGAEDNFWEMGETGPCGPCSEIHIDLGPDACQNDDPDHVCGVNTGCPRFVELWNLVFMQYNRNERGELEPLPERHVDTGMGLERIVAVLQDRRDDYLTDLFMPIVEMICELSGYEYHSDSRGTPHRVLADHSRCAAFAIADGVMPSNEGRGYVIRRIIRRAILYGKRIGMDKPFIWRLVEPIQLIMGDAYPEVRERREFIERIIKSEEERFHRTLDRGLEILEEELERLKAEGGKVIPGRKAFELYDTYGFPLDLTQLIARERGFVVDEMGFRRAMDEQRERGRASWRGDVDYTKASVYADVLKEFGPTQFIGYETLNATAKVVALIRSGEMISSASRGKEVEVVLDRTPFYGEAGGQVGDKGRMISERAVIEVIDAFRPSPDLIVHRCRILEGELLAGDEVKAQVNEWDRLETARAHTATHLLHAALRKVLGEHARQSGSLVEPGRLRFDFSHYEALSQEELFEIERTVNRWIMQDMPVNASVMRLEEAREKGAIALFGEKYGEMVRVITIGNISSELCGGTHLRRTGQIGLFKIVSEGSIAAGIRRIEAVVGEKAYLLQREIDLQLGRLAELLKVKREEVVGRVERLLEETRELRKEISRLESKMASSQVSELLGSVQEIEGVKLVTHAFSGVPVERLRSMVDEIKNRMGSVVTVLGSDLGGKVVFVAGVTPDLVRRGIKAGDIVREVAKITGGGGGGRPEMAQAGGRDPSKLTQALEAAPQILRRLIRSGD; encoded by the coding sequence ATGAAGGGAAACGAGGTCAGATCGAGCTTCCTTGATTTTTTCAGATCAAAAGGACATACGATCGTCCCGAGCGACTCGCTCATACCGGCAAACGATCCGACTCTGCTTTTCACAAACGCGGGGATGAATCAGTTTAAGGATGTCTTCCTCGGCACGGGGAAACGGAGCTACAGGCGAGCCGCGAACTCGCAGAAGTGCATCCGCGTCAGCGGGAAGCATAACGATCTGGAACAAGTGGGACATGACACCTATCATCACACCTTCTTTGAGATGCTCGGCAACTGGTCCTTCGGGGATTACTACAAGAGGGAGGCGATCCAGTTCGCGTGGGAGCTGTTGACGGAGGTGTGGAAGATACCCAAGGAGAAGCTCTGGGCAACTGTCTATGAGGAGGATGATGAATCGGAGGAATACTGGTATCAGGAGACCGATATCCTGAAAGGCAGGGTGCTCAGGTTCGGGGCAGAGGATAACTTCTGGGAGATGGGTGAGACGGGTCCCTGCGGGCCGTGCTCCGAGATCCACATAGATCTCGGCCCTGACGCCTGTCAGAATGACGATCCAGACCACGTGTGCGGTGTCAATACCGGATGTCCAAGATTCGTTGAGCTTTGGAACCTCGTCTTCATGCAGTATAATCGAAACGAGAGGGGCGAACTCGAACCGCTGCCTGAAAGGCACGTGGACACGGGAATGGGGCTCGAAAGGATTGTTGCCGTGTTGCAGGATAGACGGGATGATTATCTCACCGATCTCTTCATGCCGATCGTGGAGATGATCTGTGAATTGAGCGGATATGAGTATCACAGCGACAGCCGGGGCACGCCGCATCGCGTTCTGGCTGATCACTCCAGATGCGCGGCCTTCGCCATCGCCGATGGGGTCATGCCGTCCAACGAAGGGCGAGGATACGTGATCAGACGGATCATCCGACGTGCTATCCTCTACGGCAAGAGGATCGGTATGGATAAACCCTTCATATGGAGATTGGTCGAGCCGATTCAACTCATCATGGGTGATGCCTATCCCGAGGTACGGGAACGAAGGGAGTTTATAGAGAGGATCATCAAATCCGAGGAGGAGAGGTTCCACAGAACCCTGGACAGAGGGTTGGAGATCCTGGAGGAGGAGCTGGAGAGGCTTAAAGCTGAAGGCGGAAAGGTCATACCGGGCAGGAAGGCGTTTGAGTTATATGACACCTATGGTTTCCCCCTGGATCTGACACAGCTCATAGCGCGTGAAAGGGGTTTTGTGGTGGACGAGATGGGCTTTAGAAGGGCGATGGACGAACAGAGGGAGAGAGGACGCGCGTCATGGCGGGGGGATGTGGATTACACAAAGGCTTCAGTTTACGCCGACGTGCTCAAGGAGTTCGGCCCAACACAGTTCATCGGGTATGAAACCCTCAACGCGACGGCAAAAGTCGTGGCGCTTATACGTTCAGGCGAGATGATCTCCTCAGCTTCCAGGGGTAAGGAGGTGGAGGTCGTCCTCGATAGAACCCCGTTCTACGGCGAGGCAGGAGGACAGGTGGGCGATAAGGGAAGAATGATCTCCGAGAGGGCCGTCATCGAGGTGATCGATGCCTTCAGGCCGTCGCCTGATCTCATCGTTCATAGATGCAGAATTCTCGAAGGCGAACTCTTGGCCGGAGATGAGGTTAAGGCACAGGTTAACGAGTGGGATCGTTTGGAGACCGCCAGGGCTCACACCGCCACTCATCTACTGCATGCCGCCCTGCGTAAGGTTCTAGGCGAGCACGCGAGGCAGTCTGGATCGCTCGTCGAGCCCGGAAGGTTGAGGTTCGACTTCTCGCATTACGAAGCTCTATCCCAGGAGGAGCTCTTCGAGATCGAAAGGACGGTCAACCGATGGATAATGCAGGATATGCCGGTGAACGCCAGTGTGATGAGGTTGGAGGAGGCGAGGGAGAAAGGCGCTATAGCCTTGTTCGGCGAGAAATACGGGGAGATGGTCAGGGTTATAACCATAGGGAACATAAGCTCAGAACTCTGCGGCGGAACCCACCTCAGACGGACAGGACAGATAGGGCTCTTTAAAATCGTCTCCGAGGGAAGCATCGCCGCCGGAATCAGACGCATCGAGGCCGTCGTAGGCGAAAAGGCGTATCTGCTGCAACGGGAGATCGATCTCCAGCTCGGCAGATTAGCTGAACTCCTGAAAGTCAAACGCGAGGAGGTGGTCGGGAGGGTTGAAAGGCTGCTGGAGGAGACCAGGGAACTGCGCAAGGAGATATCGCGGCTGGAGTCGAAAATGGCTTCCTCCCAGGTGAGTGAGCTTCTCGGCTCAGTCCAGGAGATAGAAGGGGTCAAATTGGTCACACACGCTTTCTCCGGGGTGCCCGTTGAGAGGCTGAGGAGCATGGTGGACGAGATCAAGAACCGGATGGGATCGGTCGTGACGGTGCTGGGATCAGACCTGGGCGGGAAGGTCGTCTTCGTCGCCGGGGTCACCCCTGATCTGGTGAGGAGAGGCATCAAAGCCGGTGATATCGTCAGGGAGGTAGCCAAGATAACCGGCGGCGGCGGTGGAGGCAGGCCCGAGATGGCGCAGGCGGGAGGGAGAGACCCCTCGAAGCTCACCCAGGCCCTGGAGGCCGCGCCGCAGATCCTGCGCAGGCTTATCAGATCCGGCGATTGA
- a CDS encoding regulatory protein RecX, with translation MGIKIVEIKPDPRHRSRWMITLEDGSRFNLDENLMVKHGLRVGVEIDADAIREVAREDELHRAKNYAFDLLVCRDYTARQMTRKLASKGFSTEAINTTIDALKRMGYIRDERYARNWVSSRLRNNPRGRSLLKAELLRRGIDKSTVDRVLDEIDESTEYQAALKAARAQARKHYSKLNKVVARRRLYGFLTRRGFELELVKKVIDEVLEEEEE, from the coding sequence ATGGGTATCAAGATCGTCGAGATCAAGCCCGACCCAAGGCATAGATCACGCTGGATGATCACCCTGGAGGACGGCAGCCGGTTCAATCTGGACGAGAACCTCATGGTTAAACATGGGTTGCGAGTGGGGGTGGAGATAGATGCCGATGCCATTCGTGAGGTGGCACGTGAGGACGAGTTGCACAGGGCGAAGAATTATGCCTTCGATCTCCTCGTCTGCCGGGATTACACGGCCCGCCAGATGACCAGAAAGCTGGCGAGCAAAGGGTTCTCCACCGAGGCCATCAACACGACGATCGATGCCCTCAAAAGAATGGGTTATATCAGGGATGAACGATATGCCCGAAACTGGGTCTCGTCCAGGCTCAGAAACAATCCGAGGGGGAGATCGCTTCTCAAGGCCGAGCTGCTCAGAAGGGGGATAGACAAATCCACAGTCGATAGGGTCCTGGATGAGATAGATGAGTCCACCGAATATCAGGCTGCTCTCAAAGCCGCCAGGGCTCAGGCGAGAAAGCATTATTCCAAACTCAATAAGGTCGTGGCCAGGAGAAGGCTTTACGGCTTCCTGACAAGACGTGGCTTTGAGCTTGAGCTGGTGAAAAAAGTCATCGATGAGGTCCTGGAGGAAGAGGAGGAATGA
- a CDS encoding peptidoglycan bridge formation glycyltransferase FemA/FemB family protein: MRGYDLVEIEKRETWDGFVRMCPYSTPFNSWSWRCALSERFVGMVPYYFLMRGNGENLVAIPIFLFRPFPTFKSALSMPWNLFGGPMVRGDLLEDTDLIRSSIAAMERIARQNGAYELIITRPPLSLESLRTELQRWADQSEGKFTHLLRLDPDFERIWRSYNPRVRTAVRKANRLSVRWSRTKSEDKLREFYRIYLKAMLRFRSPPKPYELLRYVQTSPIGDLIVAEVEGKVIAGLLFLTFGKTITLWCGASLREFRSYRPNNLIFNEVIKWGCQNGYEWVDFGASPPENRGLVAFKEEWGAVRFDFEIYHKVFSPAKKRVWERIEPDLRRFYSLLQSTKAKLKGKGDR; the protein is encoded by the coding sequence ATGAGAGGATACGATCTGGTTGAAATCGAGAAAAGGGAAACGTGGGATGGATTCGTCCGGATGTGTCCCTATTCCACGCCCTTCAACTCCTGGTCATGGCGATGCGCGTTGTCGGAACGGTTCGTCGGCATGGTACCGTACTATTTCCTCATGAGGGGTAACGGTGAAAACCTTGTCGCCATACCGATCTTCCTCTTCCGTCCGTTTCCAACCTTCAAATCGGCCCTCTCCATGCCATGGAACCTCTTCGGCGGGCCGATGGTGAGGGGAGACCTGCTTGAAGATACGGATCTGATCCGATCCTCGATCGCCGCGATGGAGCGGATCGCCCGTCAAAACGGGGCATATGAGCTTATCATCACAAGACCGCCGCTTTCTCTTGAAAGCTTAAGGACGGAACTTCAGAGGTGGGCGGATCAATCGGAGGGGAAATTCACACATCTCCTCAGGCTTGATCCCGATTTCGAGAGGATATGGAGATCATATAACCCTAGGGTTAGAACCGCCGTTAGAAAGGCGAACAGGCTCAGCGTAAGGTGGTCTAGGACGAAATCCGAAGATAAATTAAGGGAGTTCTATAGGATATATCTGAAGGCGATGCTTCGATTCAGAAGTCCACCCAAGCCATATGAGCTGCTCAGATACGTCCAGACCAGCCCGATAGGCGATCTGATCGTCGCCGAGGTGGAGGGGAAGGTCATCGCCGGATTGCTCTTTCTGACCTTCGGCAAGACCATAACGCTCTGGTGTGGAGCCTCATTGCGTGAGTTCAGATCCTATAGGCCCAACAACCTGATCTTCAACGAGGTGATAAAGTGGGGCTGCCAGAACGGATACGAGTGGGTCGATTTCGGCGCGTCGCCTCCCGAAAACCGAGGACTGGTGGCCTTCAAAGAGGAATGGGGGGCGGTGAGATTTGATTTCGAGATCTATCATAAGGTCTTCTCGCCGGCCAAAAAGAGGGTATGGGAGAGAATCGAGCCTGATCTGAGAAGATTTTACTCGCTCCTACAATCGACCAAGGCGAAATTAAAAGGGAAAGGCGATCGGTAG
- a CDS encoding flippase-like domain-containing protein, producing the protein MQVKPLRLLTAVLALALAAFLVSKVQFGEIARAFRSLSLTTAFFGLLIYLTLNMVKAIRFSLLLKREISPARLFPVMLLYSFWSNLLPMRAGDLSYLYMVKAGNGIKLTRGLSSLLIGSVVDASLNLMLLLALGFYFVGELEEAASLATLFIIPLGFVLFLLGSLGLLWVKGAKLAMWFRDRRWPSRMVFDRIADLLEEIGRFRSREILLGIAPISSVALGIRLFLQCYLVDGMKFNFGWLKVIFALSFTGFLNLIPIQSIAGLGTVEAPWSWALVSLGEESGRAIASGFSLHGIIIGYSLICGGLGFTMRRLIDHERIRSG; encoded by the coding sequence GTAAAACCTTTAAGGCTTCTGACAGCGGTATTAGCCTTAGCTCTAGCCGCCTTTTTGGTATCGAAGGTTCAATTCGGGGAGATCGCGAGAGCCTTCAGGTCACTTTCCCTGACCACTGCTTTCTTCGGCCTTCTGATCTATCTCACCCTTAATATGGTTAAGGCGATCAGGTTCAGCCTGTTATTGAAGAGGGAGATCTCGCCGGCGAGGCTCTTCCCCGTGATGTTGCTCTACAGTTTCTGGTCGAATCTGTTGCCGATGAGAGCGGGCGACCTATCCTATCTCTACATGGTCAAAGCCGGAAATGGAATCAAGCTTACAAGAGGTCTCTCATCACTACTCATCGGCAGCGTGGTGGACGCATCGCTGAATTTGATGCTCCTGTTGGCTTTGGGGTTCTATTTCGTGGGTGAACTTGAGGAGGCTGCCTCCCTGGCGACGCTCTTCATCATCCCCCTGGGTTTCGTTCTGTTTCTTCTCGGATCGCTCGGCCTGCTTTGGGTTAAGGGGGCTAAGCTGGCCATGTGGTTCAGGGATAGGAGATGGCCATCGAGGATGGTTTTCGATAGGATAGCGGATCTACTGGAGGAGATCGGTCGGTTTCGATCGCGCGAGATCCTGCTTGGGATAGCGCCGATCTCATCGGTCGCCCTCGGGATCAGACTTTTCCTCCAATGTTATCTGGTAGATGGGATGAAATTTAACTTCGGATGGCTGAAGGTCATCTTTGCTTTGTCGTTCACCGGGTTTCTCAACCTCATCCCGATTCAAAGCATAGCCGGGTTGGGGACGGTAGAGGCGCCGTGGAGCTGGGCCCTCGTCAGCCTCGGCGAGGAAAGCGGGAGAGCGATCGCATCGGGGTTCAGCCTTCACGGCATTATCATCGGATACTCGTTGATATGCGGTGGACTCGGTTTTACGATGAGAAGGTTGATCGACCATGAGAGGATACGATCTGGTTGA